Genomic window (Pristis pectinata isolate sPriPec2 chromosome 28, sPriPec2.1.pri, whole genome shotgun sequence):
AGGTGGATGGCAGAAGCAGAAGAGCAAATTCGAGATTGCTTCGTGTCAGTGGATTGGACTGTGTTCAAGGATTCGTCAGCggatctaaatgaatatgccacgatCGTCACCGGCTTCATAAGGATGTGTGTGAACGTGTGTATCCACAAAAACATTcagagtcttccccaaccagaagccctggatgaaccagatgATTCGCAATCTGCTAAGGGCTAGATCTGTGCCATTTAGGGCTGGCgacccagagtcatataagaagtccaggtacgacatCCGGAAGGCCATTGCAAGCACAAAGGGGCAATttcggactaaactggaatcacaaatggacagctgtggcagggcttggacaatataacttcctgcaaGGTGAGATCGGGaagcataagtggcaacgacccatcgtTCCCAGATGAGCTCGAGGCCTTTCGTGCATGCTTTGatggggagaactatgacacacccacacgagcctcCATATAcacggatgaccctgtaatctcagtcccTGAGGCCAACGTCCGGGCAACCTGCAGGACAGTGAATCCATGAAAGGCGTCTGATccagacggtgtacctggccgagtactaaaCATCTGTggggaccaactggctggagtatttacggacatattcaaacATATTTCTGTGGTCTGAAAGGCAaagaggcatctattgtaccggtgcccaagaagagcatggtgacctgcctcaatgactaccgtctggtagcacttacatcaaccgtaatgaagtacttcgagaggttggttatggcgcggATCAATTCTTGCCTTAGAGGTGACCTAGATCCATTCCAGTTTGcccaccgccacaacaggtcaacagcagatataatttctctggctcttcactctgctctggatcatctggacaacagaaacacatacgtcaggctgctgttcatcgatgacagcttggcattcaacacaatcatcccatccaaactcattatCAAAcatcaagacctgggcctctgtacttccctctgcaactggatactcgacttcctcatcggtaTACCTcactcagtgaggattggtaacaacatctcctcctcgttaatcatcaacacaggtgcacctcaaggctgagttcttagtcccctgctctactttctatacacacgtgactgtgtggctaagcacagctccaatgccatctttaaattcgccgatgacactactgttgatGGACAAATCACAGATGACGatgtcagcttaccagagcgagatgGGACACCTGGTAGAATGGTGCCGCAACAACCatctctcgctcaatgtcagctaaAATAAAGAGCTGATTgccgacttcaggaaggggaaggaggacagacatgtgccagtctacactgggggactggcggtggagagagtcagcagctttaaattcctgggtgttaccatatcaggtgacctgtcctgggcccagcacatagatgtaatcataaggaaagcgcgccagtatctttactttcttaggaggttaaggaggttcggcttgtcaccgaacactctaacaacctttgacagatgtactgttgaaagtatcctcactggttgcattgtggtctggtacagcatttcaaatgcgcaggaatgtaagaagtcgcagagagtagtggactctgcccaatacatcaggggcacatcctcccccaccatcagtagtatctgcagaaggcacttcctcaagaaggcaacatccattatcaaagagccccaccatctgggccatgccatcttttcacagcttccatcgggcaggaggtacagaagcctaaagtctcacaccaccaggctgaagagcagctgcttcccttcaaccattcagttcttgaactaactggcaaaatcctaataaccactacagtttagcaacactatggccactctgatcactttgcactaaaatgaacttctgtttatttttgttctaattgtgctttttttcttgtaaaaattgtgtataattgatgtttaatttacgtttttcttgtgaatgctgcttatctgatgctatgtgcctgtgatgctgctgcaagtaagtgcttcattgcacctgtgcatacatggacttgtgcagatgacaataacctAGGCTTCGACTTTGACCTCGAGTATGTGCAGTGGTTAGAGAAGACATTCTGTCTGCATAGTTCCCATGAGGGAAATTACCTAAAGACAACTGATTTAATTCATAGAGTCGGAGTGTcatacaaaacaggccctttggcccattaagtctgtgccaaccatccagCACCCATATACACCTATTCCAATgcaatttatttctgttttagaTTGCTTTTACACTAATGGAAGAAGGTATCACATTACTCGAACATTTGTAATTCATGGTAGCTTATTTGATTTAGGTTGGAGCAGATTTCTTTGCCTCAAGTCAAAGGTAAGTCCACCAGCAAAACTCTTCCACCCAAAACGTGGGTAGTACCCTTGAACTAAATAGCAGTCATAGAATCCATTCTAGTGTTCAAAGTTAACAGATGCTCACACATGTGATGCATTAGTTCCACCACCAGGTCAAGAATCATCACACCCCATCAATCAGAGGTTTGTTCACCTACTGACCACTGAGTTAATAGGAACATATGTACGCCTATCAATAAACTGCAGGTATCAATCAATAATTTGGGGAATGAGACATCATAAACATGTGGACTGCTCCTGAACTAagtaaaataacagaataaaaCAGCAGACCTAGAGGAATGAGCTGTTTCTTTCAGATTGCTGGATAGTTTAGGTGTTTCATATTAAGCTACCGAGTTTCAGAATCCTTACAGTGAGTCACTGGGGATTTCACAACGTTGACTGGACAGCAATGCATTAGATACCCTTCAAactccaccctcacccacaccccccccaacccatccatCAATCAATAAGAAAAGGGAACTTGTCAATGTTGCTGTGCCATCaaccacacagagggtagttgttCCCCTGTCATCAACCAAACCAGCAGCAAAGTCAGTGATGTGCCCTCAGGGGGAAACATACATACatgtgcagaagtggtttaccaggatgctgcctggattagaggacatgtgttataaagagaggttggacaaactagggttgttttctctggagtaacagaggctgaggggagacctaatggaAGTTTATatgattttgagaggcatagatagagtagacagccggtatcattttcccaggggtgaaatgtccaataccagagggcctgcatttaagatgagaggggtaagttcaaaggagatgtgcaggccaactttttttacacagagagtggtgggtgcctggaatgcactgccagggatgatggtggaggcaaatatgatagaggcatttaagaggctcttagataggcacatgaatgtgcagagaatggagggatatggacattgtgtaggcagaatggattagtttaggtAGACGTttaattagtagtttaattagttcagcacaacatcatgcgctgaagacctgttcctgtgctgtactattctatgttccttATAGCATCACTTTTAAAAAACAGGGGACCATAGGCATGTGATGATCTGGGCTGGAGACAAGTGAACGATTAACAAATTAATCCAGAACCAATCAATTACTACTTCAACATATTTGGGCATAATTTTCATTATCAAGAGTTTCCAATGAATTCATAAGACCACAAGtgcataagaattaggagcagtaaCAGGCCATCTGACCCtacgagcttgctccaccatccaTCAAGATCATCTTCTaactcagctccattttcctgcacgatCTTCACATTTCTTGATTCCcttagaaatctatcaatctctattttgaatgaactgaaTGACTGGGTTTCGAAAGCTCTCCAGGGTACAttattccaaggattcaccactgtctgagaGATTAAGTTTCTTTTCACTCAGACCAAAATGGCCTTTCCCTTATTTTAAGACTTGACCCGTAGgtccagactcctcagccaggggaaacattttccctgcatccagcctgtcaagtcctGTCAGAATTCCATACATTTTGATGAAATTTCCTTTCATTCCTCTGAACTTTAGAGAATCCAGGCCTGCTCcactcattctctcctcatacagccCATTTGCCATGCCAGGAACCAATTTATTGCACCTTTGCTGATCTCCTTTTATGACTCATATATCCTTCCCCTTTTAAggagaaaaaatgcaaatattaaaacatataaaGTAATCTTGTTGTTGTCTTCCATAAATGTCGCCTGGCTTTTCATGTGTTAATCTATCCATGGCAACACTAGCACATGGAAGAGGGAGGAGCTGTGGACTAAGACAACACAGGCACAGAAAGATTTTTGAGTCCTCTCTTGAATTGATAAAAATAACTTTCCTTAGTATATCTAGCCTCTACCCTGTGTTGGTTCATACATCAGTCCAGCATCCTGAGTCATGATTTCCAAAGACAATTAAACCGTATCTGGAATGGGAAAAGAGTGCAAAGTTTAGATTCCTGGAATCTACCAAAAAGGGTTTGCTCTGCTCATTGTAAGTTGCTATATTTAACCTTGCAATTTATGTTGTGATCTTACAGTACTGTTTGATGATTTAATACTACATTTATGCATAGTAATGACATACATGAATTGAATTATCCACTGTAATACAATTGTCAGTAATGTAACTAGCTATGTAATAACCTAATGCTGTGACTACAATTGAAGTGTATCTATTTTTGATCATTCTATTGTTTCAACTAATTGTTATTTAATTCTTTAACATCATGCTATAGCAATTATCTCATAATTCAATTAcaatttccaatattttaataTAGTAATTTAAATTATCTGTGTTCAACTTAATAATATCTTTATAATAATTAATGCTGCAACTAAACATCATGATAATCTAATATAGTAACCTGACTATTTTACTGGGTGGCTATTCATTTGAAAGATATTGCATCAGAAAGAAACTATGTGGTATAATTAAGATTGTTGAAATGTTTGCCTTAACTAACATGGTCTAATCGTTTATCATCCAGCCTTCTCAGTTAATCGTGTGGTTATTAATAAGTGGTGAAGATACTtgaaggaactatagctttaagAAATGGTTGGAGTATGATTATTTTAACTCAGGTTAACTGCCTTCAATGATTTCCTATTTGCTGTTGGATGCTTTTTATATTGAATAAGAAGCATGCTTTCTTTCATTTGTGCAATCCTATTAAATGCCAATGTCAAAACAAATGACCATTGAATATTGGTGCAGAAACCCACTATTAATTATATGGTTTTATCAGCAGAAGAGGAATTAAACATCTTGTATGATTTTAGCTTTGAATGACAATACTGTTTGTTTATTCTGGATTCTACTGAACCGAACTACTCACCTTTTGCAGCCACAGTTCCATTTggtgtttataaaaaaaaaatagTACTCTAACTGCATTTCAAATCCGCAAAATCAATGCAAGAAAAACAAGCCAAGGTCTTCACAGAGCTAGAACCTATTTTAATTCTTGCTTTGCTACACattaatttttcagtttttaattttgatGTGAAATCCTGAAACTCTCACTGGCCATTTAAATGCAATGGTAGAAAGGTGGTGAAGAGCAGATAGATATGGATACAACAGCGACAACATACAACTACAGTGAGATTTACAGCATCTCATTAAGACGCTCTGATTAAAAGTGGTATTAAGAAAAATGCTCACCTAGTAGTATTGATCCCCGTTCAATGTCAAACACTGCAGCTTTTATTCATTATTACTGCTGAAAGAAATGTAATATAAATTACTACAGTTTATCATGTAAAGGATCACCCCACAGATTACAATGCTTATATTGACATAGAATATATAGGACAtcaaagagtacagcacagaaacaggcccttcggcccaaaatgttgtgccgaactaattaatttagtaatcaaatgcccaactaagctaatcctttctgcctactaAGAGCCCCTTGAATCCCcctattgtgtctgcctccaccaccaccccaggcagcaaattccaggcacccacctctctctgtgtaaaaaacttgtcccatacatctcctctgaacttacctcctctcaccttaaatgcatgtcctctgatattagacatttcaatcctgggaaaacggtactggctgtctactctatctgtgcccctcataatcttataaacttccatcaggtctccactcaggctccaccactccagagaaaacgacgcaagtttgtccaacctctccttataatacaTGTCcactaatccagacagcatcctggtaaaccatttctgcaccctctccaaagccttgacatccttccgataacagggcgaccagaactgaatgcaataccccagatgcagcctaactagttttataaagctgcaacgtaacctcccatctcttgaactcagtccttcaactaataaaggcaagcatgccatacgtcttctttaccaagctatcaacctgtgtagccactttcagggagctatgaacttagaccccaagatccctctggaggATCTTGAGATCCAAATCTTATGAGATTAGAAATTTTCAAATTCAGGTACTTGTTTGATTTGGTTTAGTCTTTTACTTATTTTGCCTCAATTAATGGCagtcattaaaaacaaaatatgatatTGGTAAGGCAGAATGAATATCAGATAAATATACAGTAACATCTAATGTTAAAGCTTCTAAGAGCAGCAATCTTGTGCAACATGAAAGAACAAAGGTTAATAGGTCAAAACAGAGGAATGTTAAAATGGGAAGCCAGCAAGTGAGGGAATGATATCTGATCCTTCAGCCTGAGAAAAGGTGCATTGTAAGTGTTTTTCTAAAATGTTAATAATGACACTCTAATAAGACAAAGATATTCTATTGCAAAGATATACTACTCTATGAACAAAAGGTACTCACTTCTGCAACATTAGTATCAAGGGATAACCATTTTTTTTGTAGTCAGAACCCTTTGCATCAGGAGAACCCAACATGAATAAGATTAGTTGTCCCTAAAATTCTTAACATGCCCTCAAATTATTAAATTGAACTCAACATCACTGAAGCAAGGAGTCAGTAACATTTTCAACAAAAATAAACTactgcagtttctggaaatctgaaataaaataaatatgagAAGTGTGCAACAGATCAGtatgtgtggggagagaaacagttaacctttcatcTCATTGGGAAATAGCATAGAAAACACGGGCTATTTTTTAACATTAAGTAATATTTCTTATTTAGCTAGCCTGCACGAGGAGTCTTTAGCAGAAATTCATTTATATGCCTATAACAAATGAAAGATGAAATTACTCTAATACTGTTATGCTTTGCTCCCACAGACAATGGTGGATTCATTGGTGTTCACTAATCAATCAGACAGAATTCATATTTTAGAATTCAGATGCTCCAACATAAGTCCAGCTCCTCCTGAGATGTGGATCGCTCCAGCATTTACTGCGGCAGCCAAGGTTCGAGTAATTGTGACTTTCTGCTTCTTCATCGTGTCCATGATCAGCAACACAGCCATCCTGCTCAGCGTCACCAGGAGAAAGAGGAAATCCCACATCAGGATTCTGATCTTGAGCCTCACTGTTGCAGACCTAATGGTGACTGTTTTAGTGATGCCACTGGATGCAGTCTGGAATATAACTATCCAGTGGTATGCAGGAAATGTAGCCTGCAAAGCCCTAAACTTCCTGAAGCTGTTTGCCATGTACGCATCCGCCCTCGTCCTGGTGGTGATCAGTATGGATCGCCATTCAGCCATCTTGAACCCATTCAGCTTTATCAGTGCCAGTCACAGGAACAAGTTAATGCTCTCCATGGCATGGATTGCAAGTGCGCTATTAGCAGCTCCTCAGGTACGCTCTCCAGGAGATGGCCCTAATGTACGGTCGGCAGCTTTGAGCCATTTACAGGCTGCATGCCCACTGCTGGCACTCACTGCAACAGCAACCTCCACCCTATGCAACCTGCAAAACACACACCTGTGCGCACGCACACACCAGTTGCCATTCAGTTTGTTCCTGACATCACTTAAAATATGTGGTACAGCTTTACTCAATCCCCATGGGCTAACATCTTGTACGACAGCATCGCCCATTCTTATAACCCTGACATCACTCACTGTAGCTTCTTAACTGCTCTGCACATTCTGACACCACAGCATCCATCctcaatgtcatagagtcacacagctggtccatgcagaccaagatgcccatctaagctagtcccatctgcccgcatttggcccatatccctctaaacctttcctatccatgtacctgtccaagtgccttttaaatgttgttaatgtacctgcctcaaccacttcctctggcagctcatttcatatatgaaccacccactgggtgaaaaagttgcccctcaggttcctattaaatctctcccctctcaccttaaccctctcaccttaaacctcagcCATCTAGTTCTTTctttccccaaccccgggaaaaaggcagtgcgcattcaccctatctctgcccctcatgatttttatagctctataagatcacctctcgttctcctacactccaataaataaagtcctaacctgctcaacctctttccataactcaggctttcgagtcctggcaacatctcataaatcttctctgcactttttccagtgtaatggcatctttcctatagcagggtgactaaaactgaacacaattttccaaatgcagcctcaccaacatctctcactctttggaaagcagccaacataatcaaagaccccctccaccccggacattctctcttgtcccccctttcattgggcagaagatacaaaagcctgaaagcacataccaccaggttcaaggacagcttctatcctgctgttataagactattcaatggtcccCAAGtacgagaagatggactcttgacctcataatctacctcgttgtgcaccttattgtctgcctgcactgcactttctctgtaactgtaacactttattctgcattctgttactgttttccctggtactacctcaatgcactgttgtaatgaaataatctgtatggatggcatgcaaaacaggttTTTCCACTCTacctcgttacatgtgacaataaaaaccaattccagttccagtaTCACTTGTCCTCACAGAACTCAGTACAGCTCCCAACCATTCTATATGGACAACATACTGACAATGAGGAAAGCACCTACAAGCAGTAACATGACCTCTCCTTTCTCCAGCTTTTCATTTTTCAGGTGCAGCATGTCCACAGTGTGAACTTTACCCAGTGTGTGACCTATGGGAGCTTCACTGAACACTGGCACGAAACCTTCTATAACATGTTCACCTTCATCACTCTGTATATCACACCTCTTACTGTCATGATCATCTGTTACACCAGGATTCTCTGGGAGATAAGCAAGCAGATGAAAGAAAACAGAGGTGAGGCTTGACTTTTTGTTGCACCATTGTGCACTGTCCTGTATCCCAAACTATTGTACGCCGTAGCTTTACTTTTCAAATGTGCAATCCTAAGGATAGACACGTGGTTATGCAGTGAGCCAATAATTTCCTTGTAAGTGCTAATTTCCTTACAGTGTGGCAGGCAAGCACATTGTCATAAATGCTTGTCTTTATATGTAGTTCTCCATTTCCTGCAGGGTATATTGCATATCATTAATtcattccgattctgattctgattctcaggtTCTGTTTTATATCCTCAGAGAATGCATCCAAATGAACTGATCTTCAAGTTagttatggagtcataaagtgaaacagcacagaaacaggcccttcagcccattgagtccatgccaagtAAAAGCACCAATTCATCCTACTCCTACTCTAATCCCAAATTATTCACCCCACATTGctgtcaactctccccagattttatttttgtctAACACTATGAGCCATTTACAATGtccaaattaacctatcaacctacatgtctttgggaagtggaaggaagCTAAAGCAGCCAGAGAAACCATCGAGTCGCATgcaaagacagcaccagaagtcaggattggacACGGGTCATGGAGCCGTGATACAGTAGGTCTACCAGCTGCAACACTGTGCTGCCCTAGATCTTGCACAGTACTAAGTTGTAAGCATATTTAAAATACCTCACAAGTACCAACCCAGGAGAGCTGAGAGCTTGGAGACCAGAGGTTTGGTCTTTGGAATTGGTAGGCGCTGTGGGACATTCTAATCCACTTTGTGCCTTTTCATGAAATGGCTGTCAAAGACTAAAGCAGTAGAGGCAGTGAGGAGAAGTGACCCTTTAACAAGAAAATATAAAACTATCTACCAAGATTGGATGAAAGACTAGTTTCTCAGACACTGTAATTGCTCAGGCTGTCAGAGGCTAGAACTTAGTCTTGTAGGCACagtgtggaatgaattgaatatCAACAGTTATTCAAAATCAACAGCTTCAGTATCAACAGTTTATATGGCTTACATTGACACTAAGATTTATATTGCAGCATCAATACCAACAATACAAAATGATTACATGTTGAAGACACGAATGAAAACCCTTAAAATGACCATTATCATAGTTGTATCTTTCATCATCTGCTGGACCCCATATTACCTCCTCGGACTGTGGTACTGGTTCAAGCCAGACATACTGAAGAAGGTGCCAGAATACGTcaatcatttattatttttatttgcctTGCTACATACCTGCTCAGATCCAGTGATATATGGATTCTACACGCCTTCCTTCAGGAAGGACATCATGTCATGTTGGAGATGGATAGGAAGAGGGTTCTCGAGGCACAAGGCAAGATCCATTGGAGAACCATCCACTGTCAGGGCTTTGCCAATTGGTGCAAATGACAAGGTCCTTAATCACATTCAGATGGTCTCCATTGTCATAGAATAGCTCATTCTGTCTTTTGAATAAAGTTTTCTAGAAAATAAAACTTCTCTTCTTACTGAGTTGCATCATTAGTTGGGATCAAGCCCCACCCTCGGATTTGGACACATCACTTAAGTGAGCAGTTCCATGGGTATTGTTGGACAAAACATTAAACCGAGGTTCCTCTGTCTATACCATTTGTTCACATGGAGATTACAGATTCCCATGGTtcaattcaaagaagagcagagacaTTCCCCAGAGTTCCTGGCAACAGTCCTCCCCCAACCAACAACACAGTACACTGAGTTGTATAAACACCGCCAAAATAAATGAACCTCCTGTTTGCTGTCTGTGGGATAGGTGCCATATTCACCTGCAAGGAAACAACTTCCTCATTGTATGAGAACCATTTTCAGTCTTGAGTGAGTTATCAACACTGTTTCTAGATGCTGTAATTGTGTCAATTGTTCCAGTGTGTGTTGTTGAAATCCAAAAAGTGTAGTAACTATATTCATGAATACCTTTTATTAATAATCTTGGAGTTTACCCATTGCAAATTACTGGTGAATGCTATCTGTATTAGTAATGTACCTCCTTAATCTCAGTGATCATTAGTTTGTGAAAGGTGATTTTCATGCTTTTAGCTCATCAGCTGTATAATGATCAATGTTAACTTGTTCAAAAAATAAATTCTCGTTTAATAATCTGCATGAATAATGTAAAAATTATTTACCATGATTCACTTCATTCAGTTAAGGACTCGAGGAATATAATGAGCTCATCTCCAAGCACAGAAGTGGTAGGGATGGAGTACTGGCTGCCTTAAGACAAACTGCAGAGAGAGTCTCATACAGTGATGGACCCCTCCTTCCCGTACACAAAGGCACTCCACCACTTTTTCATTATGGGCTCTGGATGCCTTTTTCTCGTACACAAATGTGGCGGGTAACCCAATTCAATTTTAATGCGTGTAAGCTTCCTGTCTGCCTTGTAGGAGCCTCCGATGTAAGAACATAAATGCATAATCATTGAATTTTCAGATCTAAGCACATATAATTCTTAAATGGGACAAACACCATTCAGTTGGCTTTATTTTTGTTAGTAAATATAGCTTTTGTACTACTAGAATATTTGGTTTATTTTTTACCATGCGACGAGACTGCAGATACCCAGCCTGAGGTCCACAGGGAAGCCAAATAGCAAAGGATGGAACTCTGGCACTGGGCCACTTGTACATTGCACATTGGCAACTCTGCTGAGTGCAAGTGACTGACTGACTGTGTCATGTCTCTTTTCATATATCAAGATTTCTGGACCCTAATGATGGAAGGATAAATCAATATCATGGGGTTATATCACTATGGGAGAAATTGGTAAAAATATGTATGACCACAGATAAAATAACTGAGTGGTATCAacagcaatagaacatagaacatagaacaatacagcacagaacaggccctgcagcccacaatgttgtgctaacatagctattccctcctgcctacagaatgcccatatccctctattttcatctcattcatgtgcccatccaagcccttcttgaaggcccccaatgagtttgcctccaccaccctatcaggtaatgcattccaagcatccaccactctcagtaaaaacatgcccctcacgtctgttctaaacctaccccctctcaccttaaatgcatgctctctagtactggatcactcaataatgggaaaaagatattgcttgtccaccctacctatgcccctcataattttatacacttccaacagatcaccccttagcctccgccgcttcagagaaaagagcccatgtttgtccagcctctcctgacaatGAACCTGTTTCTAGTTGTGGTGCTCTTTACTTCCTAGAATAAGTGGTATTCAGGATCCTCCTGATCTCCATCACCAGCTTCAATCACCTTGTAGGTTCAGAGAGGAATTTCTCAGATTTGTTTGACTAAGTTAGCCTGGATTTTTATGTGGGGTGTTATTTGGCATTGACCAGAAGATCTCATGCTTTGAGTGGGCTGAAGTAGCCCCTGGCCACTCCTGTGTTGGGGTTGGGTTGGATGTACAGCCTGATGAACCATTT
Coding sequences:
- the LOC127583884 gene encoding gonadotropin-releasing hormone II receptor-like — translated: MGLACAVSFLTGVVRRTSLVESWYKAEEPDVNALLNKYLLNHESQMTRSEWQLTDSTSLMTVFDRAWTEVRDGFNSGVLIGSGEPCSPDLEHLAVKCRPFYLPRKFSSVILTAVYISPQTDIKPALEELSAVINKNEAAYLDACHIVAGDFNQTMVDSLVFTNQSDRIHILEFRCSNISPAPPEMWIAPAFTAAAKVRVIVTFCFFIVSMISNTAILLSVTRRKRKSHIRILILSLTVADLMVTVLVMPLDAVWNITIQWYAGNVACKALNFLKLFAMYASALVLVVISMDRHSAILNPFSFISASHRNKLMLSMAWIASALLAAPQLFIFQVQHVHSVNFTQCVTYGSFTEHWHETFYNMFTFITLYITPLTVMIICYTRILWEISKQMKENRGSSIPTIQNDYMLKTRMKTLKMTIIIVVSFIICWTPYYLLGLWYWFKPDILKKVPEYVNHLLFLFALLHTCSDPVIYGFYTPSFRKDIMSCWRWIGRGFSRHKARSIGEPSTVRALPIGANDKVLNHIQMVSIVIE